In Dyadobacter subterraneus, a single genomic region encodes these proteins:
- a CDS encoding NAD(P)-dependent oxidoreductase, which translates to MKILIADSMHPSLFTMLEAEGWEYAYHPEYKREDIIRELPAFEGLFIRSKTFVDMEVMEPAKKLRFIARAGAGLDLIDLEIAKERGIKVFHAGEGNRDAVAEHMLGMLLGLLANIVKADKEVRNGIWDREGNRGVELMNKTVGLIGYGNNGGATAKRLSGFGCKVLAYDKYRDNYGDAFATEASLEEIMQEADILSLHVPLTDETKYLIDKSFIENFTKPFYLMNLSRGKVANLTAVAEGLKSGKIIGACLDVLENEKLKTLTEEQQAVFDYLINSNRVVLTPHIGGWTHESYTRINEVLLRQIKEWLVEA; encoded by the coding sequence ATGAAAATCCTGATAGCAGACTCCATGCATCCGTCACTTTTTACCATGTTGGAAGCGGAAGGTTGGGAATATGCCTATCATCCCGAATATAAAAGGGAAGATATTATCCGTGAATTACCAGCATTTGAAGGATTGTTTATCCGAAGCAAAACTTTTGTGGATATGGAAGTAATGGAGCCGGCAAAGAAACTTCGGTTTATCGCACGTGCAGGAGCTGGTCTTGATTTAATTGATCTTGAAATTGCAAAGGAAAGAGGTATCAAAGTTTTTCATGCGGGGGAAGGAAACCGGGATGCAGTTGCCGAGCATATGCTGGGAATGCTCCTGGGCTTATTGGCCAATATTGTAAAAGCGGATAAAGAAGTTCGCAACGGAATTTGGGACAGGGAAGGAAACAGGGGTGTGGAACTAATGAATAAAACCGTTGGGCTTATTGGTTACGGAAACAACGGCGGTGCCACAGCCAAACGTTTAAGCGGATTTGGCTGCAAAGTTCTAGCCTATGATAAATACCGCGACAATTATGGCGATGCTTTTGCAACCGAGGCTTCACTCGAAGAAATTATGCAGGAAGCAGATATTTTAAGTTTACACGTCCCGCTTACGGATGAAACAAAGTATCTGATTGATAAAAGTTTCATTGAAAATTTTACCAAACCTTTTTATCTGATGAATTTGTCCAGAGGAAAAGTTGCTAACCTTACTGCGGTGGCAGAAGGTTTGAAATCAGGAAAAATAATCGGGGCCTGTCTGGATGTTTTGGAAAATGAAAAATTAAAAACGCTTACCGAAGAGCAGCAAGCAGTTTTTGATTATTTAATTAATTCAAATCGCGTTGTACTAACACCGCATATTGGTGGCTGGACACACGAAAGTTATACAAGGATTAATGAAGTTCTGCTTCGTCAAATAAAAGAATGGCTGGTGGAAGCCTGA
- a CDS encoding ribose-phosphate pyrophosphokinase — protein MGSFNTVKIFSGSQSEYLAKDIARYYGKELGGYTLRKFSDGELSPSFEESIRGCDVFLIQSTFPPADNLLELLLMVDAARRASAHYVTVVIPYFGYARQDRKDKPRVAIAAKVVANLLTAVGVDRLMTVDLHAGQIQGFFDLPVDHLEGTSIFVPYIKSLGLKNLLIASPDMGGAARARNFAKFMNVDMILCDKHRKRANEIASMQVIGEVEGMDVVLVDDLIDTGGTLCKAAEIIMAKGANSVRAISTHPIMSGKAHENIANSVLEELIVTDTIPLKQQNDKIRVLSVAELFAKAIGRIRDHESISSLFINYQ, from the coding sequence ATGGGCTCTTTTAATACAGTAAAAATATTTTCAGGAAGTCAGTCGGAGTACCTGGCTAAGGACATTGCAAGGTACTATGGCAAGGAGTTGGGAGGATACACACTTCGCAAATTTAGCGACGGTGAATTATCTCCAAGCTTCGAGGAATCGATACGCGGCTGTGACGTGTTTTTGATTCAGTCGACCTTTCCGCCGGCAGATAATTTGCTGGAACTTCTTTTAATGGTAGATGCAGCACGCAGAGCTTCCGCACACTATGTGACCGTTGTTATTCCTTATTTTGGATATGCGCGCCAGGACAGAAAGGACAAACCCCGCGTAGCAATAGCTGCAAAAGTGGTTGCCAATTTGTTGACAGCTGTTGGTGTAGATCGCCTGATGACGGTTGATCTTCATGCAGGACAAATTCAGGGATTTTTTGATTTGCCCGTGGATCACCTGGAAGGAACTTCTATTTTTGTTCCTTACATCAAATCACTTGGTCTTAAAAATCTTCTTATTGCATCACCGGATATGGGTGGAGCTGCAAGGGCAAGAAATTTTGCCAAGTTTATGAACGTTGACATGATTTTGTGTGATAAACACAGAAAAAGAGCCAACGAAATTGCGAGTATGCAGGTTATCGGTGAAGTTGAGGGTATGGATGTAGTGCTTGTGGATGACTTAATTGATACAGGCGGCACTTTATGCAAGGCTGCTGAAATAATAATGGCGAAAGGTGCAAATTCTGTCAGAGCCATTAGTACTCACCCGATTATGTCCGGGAAAGCACATGAAAATATTGCAAATTCTGTCTTGGAGGAATTAATTGTTACAGATACTATCCCTCTTAAGCAACAGAATGACAAAATACGCGTATTGTCAGTTGCGGAGTTGTTCGCAAAAGCAATCGGACGTATCAGAGATCACGAATCTATTAGTTCATTGTTTATAAATTATCAGTAA
- the trxA gene encoding thioredoxin, protein MGKALEITDSTFEELIQGDQPVLVDFWAEWCGPCKMIGPVVEQLAGEYEGKAVIGKMDVDMNSAVPAKFGIRSIPTLMIFKNGQLVDKVVGVVPKTTLEDKLNAQIVATV, encoded by the coding sequence ATGGGAAAAGCACTTGAAATTACCGATAGCACTTTTGAAGAATTGATCCAGGGCGATCAGCCTGTACTTGTTGATTTCTGGGCAGAATGGTGTGGTCCTTGTAAAATGATCGGACCGGTTGTTGAGCAATTGGCAGGAGAGTATGAAGGAAAAGCTGTTATTGGTAAAATGGATGTAGATATGAATTCGGCAGTTCCTGCAAAATTCGGTATCCGCAGTATCCCTACTTTAATGATCTTCAAAAATGGTCAGTTGGTAGATAAAGTTGTAGGTGTTGTGCCTAAAACTACTTTGGAAGATAAATTAAATGCCCAAATCGTAGCGACTGTTTAA
- the dnaE gene encoding DNA polymerase III subunit alpha, which yields MQFSHLHCHTQFSLLDGAADIKKLFKKAKEDNMPAVAITDHGNMFGVFEFVAEGNKQGIKPIVGCEFYVVEDRHIRQFTKEKKDVRHHQLLLAKDEIGYKNLVKMCSLGFIEGMYGKYPRIDKELIVKYHKGLIATTCCIGAIIPKTIIRKGEAEAEKEFKWWLDLFGDDFYVELQRHEIRDQYIVNEVLIRFARKYNVKIIASNDSHYVDQEDWNAHDILLCINTGDKQSTPSAKDFDDDKGIPKGSRFAFFNDQFYFKNTSEMMKLFNDLPESIDNTNEIVDKIKTLNLNKDILLPNFPIPEEFKTHRLSEMVGNKELTADVLNQWEYLRHITFEGAKFKYGTITAEIEDRLNFELNTIRNMGFPGYFLIVADFIDAGRKMGVFIGPGRGSAAGSVVAYCTGITNIDPIKYDLLFERFLNPDRISLPDIDTDFDDEGRQKVIDYVVKKYGYNQVAQIVTYGTMAAKSAIKDVARVMDLPLQDANMLAKLVPDKPAYNMTLSRIFSAPLEGEGSLTKKEGIAPEELDNVKKMRAIIAGNDLQASVLQEARRLEGTVRNTGIHAAGIIIAPSDLTEIIPVSTSKDSDFLITQYQGKIIEDAGVIKMDFLGLRNLTIIKEALRLIKRNHSISIVIDDIPLDDPKVFELFQRGETNAIFQFESDGMKKHMRDLIPDRFEHLIAMNALYRPGPIAYIPNFIRRKNGHEEITYDLPELEEYLADTYGITVYQEQVMLLSQKLGGFTKGQADTLRKAMGKKQIETLNKMKGYFMKGGGEKGLDLKKLEKIWTDWEAFASYAFNKSHSTCYAFVAYQTAYLKAHFTAEYLSAVLTSSLGNIEKITFFMEECKSQGITVLGPDINESDRQFNATSRGEIRFGLAGVKGSGDAAVESIIEERDTNGQFKDIFDFITRVNLRTVNKKTLESLAYAGGFDCFEDYHRAQYFTSEPGGDVGTFIERLIRYANNYHAEKASAQASLFGAFGGNEALMVKPKPADVQPWDDLAKLRYEQEVVGFYISGHPLDTFRLELDNFCNGTLDELLTIHEGERAPRNFGKEISVGGIVTSVTERMSKNGNPFVIFKLEDYRGSIEMLLGGEDCVKFKNYLEVGRFLYIKGKIQNRWKQEDQFEFKISSIQLLTEIRDKMCKKIRVNLTLDQIDAQFIMLLNETFNNNQGSCPVNVTVKDPDSQLEVEMVSRGYRVSPTNELFKTLEGSLGVKFFLN from the coding sequence ATGCAATTTTCCCACTTACACTGCCACACCCAATTTTCATTGCTCGATGGTGCTGCTGATATCAAAAAGCTTTTCAAAAAAGCCAAGGAAGATAACATGCCCGCCGTTGCGATTACCGACCATGGAAATATGTTCGGCGTTTTTGAATTTGTGGCCGAGGGTAATAAACAGGGTATAAAACCAATCGTAGGCTGTGAATTTTATGTGGTGGAGGATCGCCATATTCGTCAGTTTACGAAAGAAAAAAAGGATGTTCGCCATCATCAGCTGCTTTTGGCAAAAGATGAAATTGGATACAAGAATCTTGTCAAAATGTGTTCTCTTGGTTTTATAGAGGGCATGTATGGTAAATATCCAAGAATTGATAAGGAGCTGATTGTCAAGTACCATAAAGGACTTATTGCGACAACCTGCTGTATCGGGGCGATCATTCCTAAAACAATTATCAGAAAAGGAGAAGCCGAAGCTGAGAAGGAATTCAAATGGTGGCTGGATCTTTTTGGGGATGATTTTTATGTTGAATTACAGCGTCACGAAATCCGCGATCAATATATTGTTAACGAGGTTCTCATCCGTTTTGCAAGAAAATATAATGTCAAAATTATTGCATCGAATGATTCACATTATGTAGATCAGGAAGACTGGAATGCACATGATATTTTGCTTTGTATCAATACGGGAGACAAACAAAGTACGCCTTCGGCGAAAGATTTTGATGATGATAAAGGTATTCCAAAAGGCTCTCGTTTTGCATTTTTTAACGATCAGTTTTACTTCAAAAATACAAGTGAAATGATGAAATTGTTTAACGACTTACCTGAGTCGATAGACAATACCAATGAGATCGTTGACAAGATAAAAACGCTGAATCTTAACAAAGATATTCTACTGCCAAACTTCCCGATTCCTGAGGAATTTAAGACACATAGATTGTCTGAAATGGTTGGAAATAAGGAGCTGACAGCCGATGTACTTAACCAATGGGAGTATTTGCGGCATATAACTTTTGAAGGCGCAAAGTTTAAATATGGCACAATAACAGCAGAAATCGAGGATCGTCTGAACTTTGAATTGAATACAATCCGGAATATGGGTTTTCCCGGTTACTTCCTGATTGTTGCGGACTTTATTGATGCTGGCCGGAAAATGGGTGTATTTATTGGTCCAGGTCGTGGTTCTGCGGCGGGATCTGTGGTCGCTTATTGTACAGGAATCACCAATATTGATCCGATTAAATACGATCTTCTTTTTGAACGTTTCCTTAATCCTGACCGTATTTCTCTTCCTGATATTGATACGGATTTTGACGATGAAGGCCGCCAGAAAGTAATTGATTATGTTGTTAAAAAATATGGTTACAACCAGGTTGCGCAGATTGTAACCTATGGCACAATGGCTGCCAAATCGGCGATAAAAGATGTGGCTCGTGTAATGGATTTGCCGTTACAGGATGCCAACATGCTAGCCAAACTGGTACCGGATAAGCCGGCATATAATATGACTTTGTCAAGAATTTTCTCAGCGCCATTGGAAGGCGAAGGTAGTTTGACGAAGAAAGAAGGAATCGCTCCTGAGGAATTGGATAACGTGAAGAAAATGCGTGCCATTATCGCTGGAAATGATCTTCAAGCCAGTGTATTACAGGAAGCAAGACGACTGGAAGGGACGGTAAGAAATACCGGTATTCACGCGGCAGGGATTATTATCGCGCCAAGTGATCTTACTGAAATTATTCCGGTAAGTACTTCCAAAGATTCTGATTTTCTAATTACCCAGTATCAGGGGAAAATCATTGAAGATGCGGGAGTAATTAAAATGGACTTTTTAGGTCTTCGAAACCTGACCATTATTAAAGAAGCACTTCGACTGATCAAACGAAATCACAGTATTTCAATTGTCATCGACGATATTCCACTGGATGATCCGAAAGTGTTTGAACTTTTCCAGAGAGGTGAAACCAACGCGATTTTCCAGTTTGAATCCGATGGTATGAAAAAACACATGCGGGATCTTATTCCGGATCGTTTTGAGCACCTTATCGCGATGAACGCATTATACCGTCCGGGGCCAATTGCTTACATTCCAAACTTTATCCGAAGGAAAAATGGGCATGAAGAAATTACCTACGATTTACCTGAACTTGAAGAATATCTTGCTGATACTTATGGAATTACAGTTTATCAGGAACAGGTAATGCTTTTGTCCCAGAAGTTGGGCGGATTTACGAAAGGACAAGCGGATACATTGCGTAAGGCAATGGGTAAAAAACAGATTGAAACCCTGAATAAAATGAAAGGGTATTTCATGAAGGGTGGAGGAGAAAAAGGTCTGGATTTAAAGAAACTTGAAAAAATCTGGACCGACTGGGAAGCTTTTGCATCCTACGCCTTTAACAAATCCCACTCAACCTGTTACGCTTTTGTTGCTTACCAGACAGCGTATCTAAAAGCGCATTTTACGGCTGAATATTTGTCGGCGGTTTTAACAAGTTCTCTTGGTAACATTGAAAAAATTACATTTTTCATGGAGGAATGTAAGAGCCAGGGGATTACGGTTTTAGGTCCGGATATTAATGAATCGGATCGTCAGTTTAATGCTACAAGCAGGGGAGAGATCAGGTTTGGACTTGCGGGTGTGAAGGGAAGTGGTGATGCAGCGGTGGAATCCATTATAGAAGAACGTGATACTAACGGACAGTTTAAGGATATTTTTGATTTTATAACAAGGGTTAATTTAAGAACAGTCAATAAGAAAACGCTTGAAAGTTTAGCTTATGCAGGCGGTTTTGACTGTTTTGAAGATTATCACCGTGCCCAATATTTTACTTCCGAACCAGGTGGTGATGTGGGTACTTTCATTGAGCGTCTTATTCGTTATGCGAATAATTATCATGCTGAAAAAGCTTCTGCACAAGCATCTTTATTCGGTGCATTTGGAGGAAATGAAGCATTAATGGTCAAACCAAAACCGGCTGACGTACAGCCTTGGGATGATCTTGCCAAACTGCGTTACGAGCAGGAAGTTGTTGGTTTTTACATTTCCGGGCATCCCTTGGATACGTTCAGATTGGAACTTGACAATTTCTGTAACGGAACGCTGGATGAATTGTTAACCATTCATGAAGGAGAGCGGGCACCTAGAAATTTTGGCAAAGAGATTAGTGTAGGCGGAATCGTGACCAGTGTTACGGAGCGGATGTCTAAAAACGGAAATCCTTTTGTCATCTTTAAACTGGAAGATTATCGTGGCTCCATAGAAATGCTGCTTGGTGGAGAGGATTGTGTGAAGTTTAAGAATTATCTTGAAGTTGGTCGCTTTTTATACATTAAAGGAAAAATACAAAATCGCTGGAAACAGGAAGATCAGTTCGAGTTCAAGATTTCTTCTATACAATTGCTGACTGAAATCCGGGATAAGATGTGTAAGAAGATTAGAGTTAATTTAACTCTAGACCAGATTGATGCTCAGTTCATCATGCTATTAAATGAAACATTCAATAATAATCAGGGGTCATGTCCGGTTAATGTTACAGTGAAAGACCCTGATTCTCAGTTAGAAGTTGAGATGGTTTCCCGTGGTTATCGTGTATCTCCCACAAACGAATTATTCAAAACCCTTGAAGGCTCTTTGGGTGTCAAATTTTTTCTTAATTAG
- a CDS encoding 50S ribosomal protein L25/general stress protein Ctc, translating into MKTHEIVGFKRANLGKVEAQELRAQGYVPSVLYGGPEQVHFYAPAMLFRTLLFTPDVFNVTLNIEGTIYNAILQEKQFHPVNDMLLHADFLQIIDGKEIKVDVPVKLTGASSGVMKGGKMNQKLRKLRVQGLANSIPDYVEVDVTELDLGKSVKVGAIKPEGFVILTAISNPIASVEIPRALRGTLGK; encoded by the coding sequence ATGAAAACGCATGAGATTGTAGGGTTTAAAAGAGCGAATCTCGGCAAGGTGGAAGCTCAGGAGTTACGTGCTCAGGGTTATGTTCCATCTGTGCTGTATGGTGGTCCAGAACAAGTGCATTTCTATGCACCTGCTATGTTGTTCCGCACATTGCTTTTCACCCCGGATGTATTTAATGTTACCTTGAATATCGAGGGAACTATATATAATGCTATTTTGCAGGAAAAACAATTCCACCCTGTAAATGATATGTTGTTACACGCCGATTTCCTTCAAATCATTGATGGCAAGGAAATTAAAGTTGACGTACCTGTGAAATTGACAGGCGCATCTTCTGGTGTAATGAAAGGTGGTAAAATGAACCAAAAATTGCGTAAATTGCGCGTACAAGGTTTGGCAAACAGCATTCCTGATTATGTAGAAGTTGATGTAACTGAACTTGATCTTGGAAAATCTGTTAAAGTTGGAGCTATCAAGCCGGAAGGATTTGTTATCCTTACAGCGATCAGCAACCCGATTGCCTCAGTTGAAATCCCACGTGCACTTCGCGGTACTTTGGGTAAATAA
- a CDS encoding serine hydrolase, with product MKQVCFTIALFCLSHFSVVGQSKLKMGDLKQKISDELAKHKGSYAVAFKDLTTGEELSINEHETFHAASTMKMPVMIEVFKQANQGKFKLTDSITIKNEFKSIVDGSLYSQDSIQDSDHILYRHIGEKRAIKDLVYEMIIVSSNFATNMVIDLVGAKNVTQTMRELGAKDILILRGVEDSKAFQKGLNNTTNAYDLRLLFEKMALGKIVNQKACDAMIKILLDQKFNDVIPGKLPKDVKVAHKTGGLPNIQHDSGIVFLPDGRKYVLVILSRDWENEAANRKMLAGVSEMIYLNLK from the coding sequence ATGAAACAAGTATGCTTTACAATCGCTTTATTTTGCCTGTCACATTTCTCTGTTGTCGGGCAGTCAAAATTAAAAATGGGAGATTTAAAGCAGAAAATTTCAGATGAATTGGCAAAACACAAAGGTTCTTATGCTGTTGCTTTTAAGGACCTCACGACCGGTGAAGAGTTATCAATAAATGAGCACGAAACTTTTCATGCGGCAAGTACGATGAAAATGCCTGTCATGATTGAGGTTTTCAAGCAAGCAAATCAGGGAAAGTTTAAACTGACGGATTCGATTACCATAAAGAACGAGTTCAAAAGTATTGTAGATGGAAGTTTGTACAGTCAGGATTCCATTCAGGATAGCGACCATATTCTTTACAGGCATATTGGTGAAAAACGTGCGATTAAAGATCTGGTTTACGAGATGATCATTGTCAGCAGCAATTTTGCAACAAATATGGTTATCGATCTGGTTGGTGCGAAAAATGTAACGCAAACTATGCGAGAGTTAGGAGCAAAAGATATTCTGATTCTTCGAGGCGTTGAAGACTCGAAAGCTTTTCAAAAAGGTCTTAATAATACAACGAATGCCTATGATCTGCGGTTACTATTTGAGAAAATGGCGCTTGGTAAAATCGTAAATCAGAAAGCCTGTGATGCGATGATCAAGATTTTACTAGATCAGAAATTCAACGATGTTATTCCGGGAAAACTTCCAAAGGATGTAAAAGTAGCTCATAAGACAGGCGGACTTCCAAATATCCAACACGACAGCGGGATTGTTTTTCTTCCTGACGGCAGAAAATATGTCCTCGTCATTTTATCAAGAGACTGGGAAAATGAAGCGGCAAACAGGAAAATGCTGGCGGGTGTTTCTGAGATGATTTATTTGAATTTGAAGTAA
- the trpS gene encoding tryptophan--tRNA ligase, with protein sequence MARILTGIQSSGLPHLGNLLGAIQPAVELSKNPQNESFLFIADLHSLTTLKNGTERELYVRSIASTWLAFGFDTDKNVFWRQSRVQEHTELSWYLSCFTPFPMLANATSFKDKSEKLADVNAGLFTYPVLMAADILLYNANIIPVGKDQKQHLEMAKDIASRFNLLAGEDILVLPEPQIDEKMMTIPGIDGQKMSKSYNNYINIFLPENELKKVVKKIVSDSTPLEEPKDPDTDITFKIYSLLASETETETMRQNYLNGGYGYGHAKQALFEIILEKYAEPRRLYNYYMENNDELERILKTGEEKARIIARETIAKVRRVLGFGE encoded by the coding sequence ATGGCCAGAATTCTTACCGGGATACAAAGTAGCGGACTTCCTCATTTGGGAAATCTTTTGGGCGCAATCCAGCCTGCTGTTGAACTATCCAAAAATCCACAAAACGAATCATTTCTTTTTATAGCGGACCTCCATTCGCTTACTACACTAAAAAACGGAACCGAGCGTGAATTATACGTTCGCTCTATTGCATCAACCTGGCTTGCTTTTGGGTTTGATACAGATAAAAATGTTTTCTGGAGACAATCCCGCGTTCAGGAGCATACAGAACTTTCGTGGTATCTAAGTTGCTTTACGCCCTTTCCAATGCTGGCAAATGCAACTTCTTTCAAGGATAAATCAGAAAAGCTTGCGGATGTAAATGCCGGACTATTTACTTATCCGGTTTTGATGGCGGCAGATATTTTGCTTTATAACGCCAATATCATTCCGGTTGGAAAAGATCAGAAGCAGCATCTGGAAATGGCAAAAGATATTGCTTCTCGTTTCAATCTTCTTGCCGGCGAGGACATTCTGGTTTTGCCGGAACCGCAGATCGATGAAAAAATGATGACGATTCCTGGAATTGATGGCCAGAAAATGAGCAAATCTTACAACAATTATATCAACATTTTTCTACCGGAAAATGAATTGAAAAAAGTTGTTAAAAAGATTGTTTCAGATTCTACACCGCTTGAAGAACCGAAGGATCCGGATACTGATATCACTTTCAAAATCTATTCTTTGCTTGCCTCAGAAACTGAAACTGAAACCATGCGTCAGAATTATTTGAACGGCGGTTATGGTTACGGTCATGCAAAACAGGCGCTCTTTGAAATTATTCTTGAAAAATATGCTGAACCGCGTCGCCTCTACAATTATTACATGGAGAATAATGATGAGCTGGAAAGGATCTTGAAAACAGGTGAAGAAAAAGCCAGAATTATTGCCAGAGAGACAATTGCAAAAGTCCGCCGGGTGCTCGGTTTTGGCGAATGA
- a CDS encoding DUF2461 domain-containing protein, whose protein sequence is MLQSSTLKFLTELVQNNNREWFQENRKRYDDSRADLEKLVGILLTEVGKFHDLGNVQVKDCIFRINRDVRFSKNKDPYKSNLSAGIGPGGRGSGRIDYYLHIQPNGESFLGGGMWDATAEQLAKYRQEVDYNADELKSIIYDKTFREFFPEISGESLKTAPKGYPKDHPEIELLRRKQLFFIHRFTDKDVTSKDFADSIVKGMKLLKPYTDFMNYILYDANPEAEDIQL, encoded by the coding sequence ATGCTTCAATCATCAACACTCAAATTTCTAACAGAACTAGTTCAAAATAATAACCGGGAATGGTTTCAGGAAAACCGGAAAAGATACGATGATTCCAGAGCTGATTTGGAAAAACTGGTTGGAATATTACTTACAGAAGTTGGTAAATTTCATGATCTTGGTAATGTTCAGGTGAAAGACTGCATTTTCAGGATCAATCGTGATGTGCGCTTTTCAAAAAATAAAGATCCATATAAAAGTAATTTAAGTGCCGGAATCGGTCCTGGCGGCAGAGGATCGGGCCGGATTGATTATTATTTACATATTCAGCCTAATGGTGAATCTTTTCTTGGCGGTGGAATGTGGGATGCAACAGCCGAGCAATTGGCAAAATATCGTCAGGAAGTTGATTATAATGCGGATGAATTAAAAAGCATTATTTACGACAAAACATTCCGTGAATTTTTCCCCGAAATCTCCGGTGAATCTTTAAAAACTGCACCAAAAGGTTACCCGAAAGATCACCCGGAAATTGAATTGTTAAGAAGAAAACAACTTTTCTTTATCCATCGTTTTACAGATAAAGATGTGACTTCAAAGGATTTCGCTGATTCAATTGTAAAAGGAATGAAATTGCTGAAACCTTATACCGATTTTATGAATTATATACTGTATGATGCCAATCCGGAAGCGGAGGATATTCAGTTGTAA
- a CDS encoding phosphatase PAP2 family protein produces the protein MFWVTFKFTWIPMYLALLIITIKAEKKRAIAIVVTVLVAVILSDKVVSGIMKPYFERFRPCHEPLLAGLVHNVGGCGALYGFASAHAATSFSLAIVWFQLTKDKISNMGWLLAWAAFYSYSRVYVGVHYPGDIFVGALVGLLTGWICIQLYLIFLKKYYPN, from the coding sequence ATGTTTTGGGTAACATTCAAATTTACCTGGATTCCGATGTATCTGGCCTTGCTTATTATCACGATTAAAGCAGAAAAAAAGCGTGCAATTGCCATTGTAGTTACAGTTTTAGTGGCAGTAATCTTATCAGATAAGGTTGTTTCTGGTATAATGAAACCCTATTTTGAACGTTTTCGGCCTTGTCATGAACCATTATTGGCCGGACTCGTACATAATGTCGGCGGATGTGGTGCCCTGTATGGATTCGCTTCCGCACACGCTGCAACAAGCTTTTCACTTGCAATAGTGTGGTTTCAACTGACAAAGGATAAGATCAGTAATATGGGCTGGCTGCTTGCCTGGGCTGCTTTTTATTCTTATAGCCGGGTTTATGTCGGCGTTCATTATCCGGGAGATATTTTCGTCGGAGCATTGGTCGGTCTGCTTACCGGCTGGATATGTATTCAACTTTATTTAATATTTTTAAAGAAATACTATCCTAATTAA
- a CDS encoding DUF421 domain-containing protein has translation MDKLFNVDWHAMFVPSLSLLEIFLRGTLTYWVIYLCMRLFRRGTGQLSISDLLLITMISDAAQNAMAGTYNSVVEGAALIMTLLFWDFAIDWMGYNKVIFGKFAKPDPVLLIRNGRLLQKNMEKELIDEEELTALLREKDVDDYKKVKTCYLEATGNISVILKE, from the coding sequence ATGGATAAACTTTTTAATGTAGATTGGCATGCCATGTTTGTTCCCAGCTTATCGCTGCTGGAAATATTTTTGAGAGGTACCCTCACCTACTGGGTAATTTATCTTTGTATGCGATTGTTTCGCAGAGGTACCGGACAGTTAAGTATCAGTGATTTACTTTTAATCACCATGATTTCCGACGCCGCTCAAAATGCAATGGCAGGAACTTATAATTCTGTCGTGGAAGGTGCAGCGCTAATCATGACATTGCTGTTCTGGGATTTTGCGATTGACTGGATGGGTTATAACAAAGTTATCTTTGGAAAATTTGCAAAGCCAGATCCTGTACTACTAATCCGAAATGGCCGACTTTTGCAAAAAAACATGGAAAAGGAATTGATCGATGAAGAAGAGTTAACTGCCCTTCTGCGGGAAAAAGATGTAGATGACTACAAAAAAGTAAAAACCTGTTACCTTGAAGCAACAGGAAATATCAGTGTTATTTTGAAAGAATAA